Genomic window (Takifugu rubripes chromosome 1, fTakRub1.2, whole genome shotgun sequence):
acaaagacagacagaatgaagaggaagatggCAGAAATAAGAAAAGAAGGCTGTGGTTATACAACCCAGGGCCTACAACCTCCTGCCTTTGGCAAGGCTTTTGCTAAGATAACAAGGCAAGAATTATCTCTCAAAGTGCTATTAATAGCAAACAAGTCAGATCCTGTCCCTCAGTGAGAGACAGCGTGCACCCACTAATTTCCCATTTCACGTCTTTGAAATATGGACTGAGCCAGACTCCACTGTGCAACATGTACAAGTCACCTTTTCTGTGACTGCCTGGCACATCCCAGGTTTCTGATGGAACAGGAAGAATAAACGCGTGTAGTAGGGAGTCCCAACCATCCTGTCTGAGCCGTTGTTTAACATTGTGTTCTGAATGAAACATGAGGCTGGTGAAGAGTAGCAGTGATCAGTGTGAAGCTGATCGCGCCTCTGAAAACTGTGTGAGCATATGAACATAAATTACTGATGCATTCTTTATGCACCGATACAGACCTGAGACCACGGCGGCCCAAACTGCACAACACAACCCCCTCAGCCTcctaccccctcccccccaaactCTAGGCAATGAACTCCACTTATATGGCCCTGATAGTCATCTCATTTAAGAAAATAGTTTGAGACCTGAAGAGATGGAATTCAAAGGGCAGATCGCAACTGCTCCATCATTGTGCACCAATAGTTTCTGTGCATGAAACCAGGCCAGGCTGGTTTAAGACCCGGGGTCTTTAACAGCCACTTCAGGGATGAATGATTGCATGAGTGACTCCCTGAACTTTTGTCCAGGGAGAACACTTAACCTCGTAACAGTGGCAGGTCTTTGGCCTCTCGTACGTGAGCGAAGACAGATTAAAGTTGTAGTATTTTTGTGGCGCTCTCGCTGGATAAGTGAAGGCTTCTTGGTATGAGGATTAACCCACTTTGGCCTTTAAAGCAGCACTGCCGACCTAGCTCTTCTCTCCTCACAGTAAACTACAGTTTTCAACATGTAAGTAGGGCTTCATGTGCTTCATGTGGTGAACATATTCATCCAGAGAGCTGAAGCATGAGCTCCAGAACTGCACCACCATCAACATATGGCACATTTATTTAGGGAAGCGCATGAAGAGTAATACAATGTGCTCGCTCTGCACACGCCTCCAAGGATCCACCCACCACATCCGCAGCACCAAGAGAAGCAGAGTGGACTAGCAGGCTGGAGGTTTATGGTTTTACACGCAGAACTGAACACAGTAGGTTATTGACGTCGTCAGCTCCATGTTGCTCTTGCCGTTATCACCCCTGCAGCAGGGTCACGGTGACTGTACAGCGGATAGAGAGATTTACAGAGGATTACAGTTTTGATCTCAGAAAATCCCTCAGATGTTTGCAGTGATAGATCGGTATTCTCAGCGTAATCTAAAGTTCCACTTGGGGTTTTGCTCCCAGTGGTCAAAGCGTGGAATTGATCACCGAGtcgaaagttgtttttttcacaCATGACTCCAATCCTTTGCCATAAATCTGCTCATGATTTGTGCTTCCAAGAACAATGCAGAGAGGGACACACCCTCAGAAAGGGTCTCCTTTCATTTTGTTATTACTATTGAACTTTTATATTAGGTCTACATTTACTGCCTCTAAAGAGGAGTGTGTTCTGAGTTCAACCTTGGTTTCAGGTCTTTGCTTCGTTGGCCCTTTAACAAACACGTCTCTGCTgtaaaggttttaaaaaaaaaactgtgaatGGAACCCAGCCATTCATAAAAGCAGACCCCCGCGACGCAGCCATTGGATGATTCTGGCTCATGCATAATATATCAGCCCCCGAGCCGCCATTGGCTGCCCGCCGACAGGACGGAAGccttcagccaatcagcgcTGCCTCTGCCCGCCGCTGGGTCTCGCAGGAAAATCGGTCGGGCCATCAGCGAAAAGCTCAgtcaagttttgtggtgagtcgGAGGCGCATCGGCTCCGATCAGTGCGTTCTCTCGCGTTCTTGTGGATATTTGTGTTCCGCTGGTGCGAAACAGAGGATCACAGCCGCTCAGGTGAGCTGCGCCACACGGTGTTGCTTTAATTTGGTGCTgcttatatatttatatttttaggtTGCTAAATTTAAGATAATTTCTTGTTCCAAACATGTGAAATAGTCTCGTTTGCGCGTAACGCAGTTCTCAAGCTCGTTCCGTGCAACATTTGGCTGAGGTTTCGGCAGCGTGAATGTTTACTTTAGTTTATCACCATCGTGGTCATGGGCtccgtgtgcgtgcgtgcggccgtgcgtgtgcgtgtgtgttttctaagTCGTGAATGGATGGACCGTGTCTTTCCACGCGAGTCGAGTTTCACTTCattgagaaaaaaagagagatgggTGGGGGAagggcagggaggaggagatgatggaactggaggtggggggtggggtgttgAGCGAAtctgtctcaccctccctcacccctTATCCAGCTCGGAACAGCGCACAAGTAAAATTAGAGTGCAGTAGATAAGTGTGCAGTCTTTTTAGAGTTTAATGTTTAAGTTTCAAGGTGAGCGAAACCCTCCAGTTTTTGGTGCTTTTCACGTCCCTCAGTGAACACTGCTCAATATTAACAATCAAAAATCCGTAGTTTCTGAGTGGCCTACCCTCTGAACATGTGCTCCACATCTGCCACAGACACTCCAAACTAAGAATGTAATTATTACCTAGCAACTATCATGTATCCGTCACCTATTAACAGCAGCCCCGGTGACTCATGTCACTctgaaagaacacacacatgtttattCTGCTTACCTTTTCTCTGTTTAAATTAAGTGTTGAAAGGAGACTTCTCTGTTAAAAGATGGGGCCTTCTTGCACCTACACAGCCATAATCTTATATAATAAATGCTTGCCTCAGAATTGTGACCTAATAGCATTGTAGCCGTGCACATAGTCCAGATGTGCAGCTTCTCGTGTGAAATGCAAGTTCTTTAaagtttattatttttctcttttccagcaTACCACAAAGCGCTGCCACTTTAAAgtgagcccccctccccctgctgccagagcccccccccctcctcaccacaCACCAGATATCATGGATGGATTCTATGACCAGCAGGTCCCATTTATGGTCCCGCCCAGCGTAAGCGGACACAAAGCAGCCTCAGACCTGTAATCATGCCTCTCTGTGACTGATGGGGTTCCTGGTGGACGCTGTCAGTCCATCGGTGTTGTCCTGCTCTCATGTTTTCCCGTCCTGCTCTTTCCAACAAACAGCACAAGTCTCAGGTGGAGGACCCGTCTCATGACAGGCCCGTTaatgacagaaagaggaagttTGTTGACGCGGAGCTGGCGCTGGACACCGAAGGTAACGCCGACACAGACACTCAGAGATCGTTGACCTCATCACATTAAGCAACGTGCGTTTCCATTCCGCAAGCACatctttttaaatctttttttgctTGTCGATTTTCAGAGCTATTCCAAGATCTCAGTCAGCTACAAGAGATTTGGATCGCTGAAGGTCAGTCCCAACCATCAGTCCAAACAAAATGATTCAAGTGGAACCATTTTGACTTGCTTCCTCCCCTCACACCTGTTGCTCAGtacattttctcttccttgtTTGCTTTTTTGAGTTGTCAGCAGCGGCACCTTTAGTGATTAACCACAATTCTTTGACAATACTGATATATTGCTTTTGTTTTGGCTattggagcaggaagagcaaaGTCCCGAGCATGTACACGAGCTGTACGCTGCCCCCTAGCTTATGATTAAATGTATCTTCTCCATTACTAATAAACCCTTTCGTCTTAtggtgcacgcacacacacacacaggtctatATATTGTATGCATTCACTAATTTTGTTTACCATTTTCCTGTGTCTCCACAGCTCAAGTGCCAGACGATGAACAGTTTGTTCCGGATTTCCAGTCCGATAGCTGTGAGTACCCCCTTCCTTTGTTTAATTCTTGTTTTGCTGATCATTTGCACCTGCACATCACCTCTAACTGCTGTTTgcaacccccacacacaccaaaaatcTTGGCCAAAGTtgatattcatttttaaaataatttgaCTGAGaccaaacaaccccccccccaccccacccggCTTTATCCTGTTGAGGGGAACACCCCATTCCTCATCCGTAGACTATCATTGAGGATGGCTGCTCGCCCTTCTCCCATTTGAGCTTAATCAGCTGATTGGCATGAGGAATCGCATGAGCCGAGCTTCTAATCATATTTCACACTTTCCTGCACTCGTGTCCTGCTTCTGTTGCTGTGCTGGCTTCTGTTTTAGAGGACAGGGCAGCCTCGGACCTCCATGTCTTTTAGTTTTGTACAGGCACTGGCGTTGGCTCGTGGTTGTGGCTCATCTTTGTCTGAGGCACAGTAAAGATTTTGGTTGTTTTGCTAAAGCGAGCTTTAGACTGACCACCTATCCCGGCATCATTTTAGTTCAGTTCCACTGACACAAAGGTGCTCAGATACAGTGCCAACAACCGTTAATTGGATTTACTAAAACTGTTGTAGAGTGTGTGAGTCATCGCAAGGTTGAACTCAAGCGGGTCTGACCTGCAGTAGTTTTCCAGCACTTTCTCCAGCACCGAGCCGAGGTTGCCTAGAGGTCAGTGAGTCCACTGCTTCATCTTCCAAACCAGAAGCAATGGCAAATAAATAGGTTGTTTACTTTTCCCTTTGTGTTTGTAGTCATTGCTAATGGACCTCAGAGCCCATGGGAGGAGGTCCGTGTGCTCTGAGGTAGTTGCATTGAGGTCCACCCGTAACGTGGGTCGCTTATTTGCCTCCCGCTCCTCTGCAGCCATGGTTATGGTCTGTACTGGGTTGCTTTATGGCACTGCAGCAGATGCTAAGGAAATTACATTTAATGTCTAAAGTTACAGTCTCGCAAAGGAAAATGCACTTTCCGTTATTGAATTACAGCCATTGATTCAAGAAATGAGTATTGGCTATCCCTAATGGAAACTAGATTACACGTGTGGTATCTCGTGCACGTGGAGTGCAGTTAGCGTTGTTCTGTCTCAACAGCAATTAAACTGTCGATAAGTGGTTTTGTCAGTGGGGAGAATCCGCAGACGTCCGTGCATCCATCCACCGGCTCCAAATGTGGTTAAGACGGCTGCTGTGCATTTGTTTATGGCCTCCATCGGATCATATATGGGGCTCCTAATGCTATCAGCTCTTCTGTTTGTCTCCGCCTGTACAGTGATGTTTCATGGCCCCCCACCAGTCAAGATCAAAAGAGAGCCTACTCCCTCCAAAGACTTGTCACCTTGTCGCAAGGACAGGAGTCCCATGCCCTTCAGAGAGAAGTGCCTTTTCAGCTACAGGTTTGTGGTGGCGCTGGGGTGTTTCTACTCCCGGTATCATCAGAGGAGTTTTGACCGTGTggtttttttatttacagtgcctgtgacaggaaacccacaTCTGGGTTTAAGCCACAGACTCCCCCATCAACACCGGTCTCTCCTTGCGGCCCCAGCAGTACCACAGGAACACACCCACTGAGGGAGCAGattccccctccccaccctcatGTAGCCAACCCAACTCCAGGAACGCATCCAGTGCACTTAAGGCAGCCTATACGGGGGAGCGCAGTGTCTCCTGAGCAGCCAGTCCAGGGCCACAGCCCACCTTTTGTTGTGCCCTGTGCATCTATCACCCAGCATGCCAGCACCCTCGCAtctgagcacaggtgagcactTACTCTTTTAATCAGTGTATTTGTAGCATATTTGTGCTAAACTGAGCACCAAAACATCAAAGTTTGGCTTCTCCTAGATTGGTTTAACTGTTAACATCCATTTGTACACCTCCAATTCAACTCAAGTGGCAGGAAATAGAACTTTTCAGAGGAAAGAACCTTGAGCGGGACAGAAACAGGGCCCAGTGCAACTGCATCTGTCTGCAAATAATAGAAATAATTGCCTTCCAGCTTGACAAGTGATGATTAATGATTTGTAGCCAGTGTTTGACATTCTCATGTTGCCATTTCGGTTTAACGAACTGTAACCTTAGCTTTGGCAGCCATAACTCAGTCTTGTGAATAATCAGATGAGGCTGCTGCTTAAGCAAATACGCTTCCTTTCCAGACCAAATTGAGTAATAATTGAGTGATACTGGTTTCGCTGGTAAAGATCGTTGCCACTGTTTTCCCCCTTCCTGCAGGTTTCATCGGCAGATGTCGGAGCCATGTCTCCCCTTTACCCCGTCAGAAAGCCAGGTCCGGTTCCGGTTCTTGCCCCAGGCTaccagcagtaacaacagcctTGCACGTGACAGTCGTCCGCCATACCATCGGCAGATGTCAGAACCACTGGCGCTCCCACACCCCCAGGGATTCAAGCAAGAGCTCATTGACACACAGTACACAGAGCAGGGGGTCCCCAGCATGGGCCTCCCAGGTCCACCTCCAGGCCCTCAGCGCCAGACAGCTTTTCACACCATGGCCATCAAACAGGAGCCCCGGGACTACTGCTTTGATTCTGGTGAgtagcaggtttttttttaaaaaacgtttGCGTCCGTTGCTCATTATTCCAAACGTATTTTGGGATTGCGCGAgtggagaagcagctggtgaGGAATGTGCCTGTCTGTGTTGACTCTGGCCTCTGACATACAGATGTGAGTTTTCACATCCAGACCTGTGCCAGAGACGTAAGACCGCATCATCAGGTTCTGTCCAAGCGTCCGAGACCACAAAGTAAATCCCCTGATTTACAGTTGGGCATCAAGCGCTCGTCCCGCGGGGGCGCACACAAACCATACGACcgttaaacatttaaacatcgCAGGAGGAGCCAGAGGTGCCGCTTGCACGCACGGTTCAACTCAAACAAGCCGCGACAGCAGTCTGATCcccacacccacgcacacagcTGCTGAGACACATGAACCACCTCTTCTCCACAACCGCCGCTgctttctttcatctcttctctcccgctctttcttttgctctctcgctctctctctcttctctcgtCGGCCTGTTGGGTGGCTGCCGGGCTGGGGCAGTGATGTAATGACAAATCCTCTTAGCTTCTAATGTCCTTTAAATGCTTACGTCAGAGGAGGGGGCTGGTGTCTCTGAATGGAAAAACTGCATATGGCTTTGTCACAATAGTGTCTTGTTGCCCagtgcagggtctccaacgatgACTCATTGGGGTCTCTACAGACCCTCGTGATGTTTTTAACTTAACTTTGGGTTTAATTTCATGCAGCAACTTAAGGAGGCGACAATAATGGTGGAATTTTGCAGATTGTCCCTCCCTGCCCAGAAGTATAAACACTATCACCAGCATTCCCGTACATCCAAAATTAAGGCACCAAATCTGTACATGGCCATATTGGCTTTTTAAAACTTGTAATGCTGCCATTGATTTACTAACTGAAGGAATTTTCCCTTTACAGAAGTGCCTAATTGTCATTCTTTTGGGCCAGCAGGAAGCTTCTACCAGAATACCCATGAAGGTGAGTTCACGCTCAGCTTTTGTCCTTTGGAATATTAAATGTGAGTCCGTTCTTTACTTGGACCTGTAGAATGCTTGAAAGCTTGCCTGTATGTGGCCGCTGAGTCAATACTCAGTTGTGAACACTCGACAGTTCAACTATCTCAGCAGCCGTCGAAGTGACATTGACCCAATACTATATATACTGTAGAAGCTGAACGCTTTGGAAGCCAGTTCAATAAGTCCAGGCTGTATTGACCTTTATGTTACAAAAGTCACGTTTCCACAAGCGCGCTGATTAAATGGTGCTTTTTAAACTTTcttttccagtgttttcctATGAGAGAGATCCGCAGCAGTTCTTTGATGATACTTGCGTGGTACCGGAAAGGTTAGAAGGTAAGACTGAATACGTGAACTAAGACTTTGAACAACTTAACCCAATtgttttgttacattttacaaaGTCTAACCGCTCAGCCGTCTCTCCCTTCACAGGTAAACTCAAACAGGAGCCCTCTGTGTATCGGGACGGGCCACCGTACCAGCGCCGCGGCTCCCTGCAGCTCTGGCAGTTCCTGGTCACGTTGCTGGATGACCCGGCTAACGGACACTTCATCGCCTGGACTGGTCGTGGCATGGAGTTCAAGCTGATAGAGCCCGAGGAGGTTGGCGTCTCCCGTCAAACCTTTCATAGAGCTAATATGTGATTACTGCACTAATGTGAGTCTGATGAATTCCCCGTCTTTGTGCTGGCTCAGGTGGCTCGCCGCTGGGGCATCCAGAAAAACCGGCCAGCGATGAACTATGACAAGCTGAGTCGCTCCCTGCGCTACTACTACGAAAAGGGCATCATGCAGAAGGTAAAGGCATGTTAACCTTTTATTTTCTGGCATACTCTGACAAGAGAATGAactattttgcattttattgtcCTCTTCTTAAaaattgctgttttgtttgcGGTCGGACATGATCAAATCGGTGGTTTTAGGGTTGTGCCCGATCAGAAAATGCTTGGGGAAATTACTCCTGACCATTTCTTTCCTGTTGAAGTTGCCACACATTCATAAAATAAGCCAGTTCAGTAAGTCCAGGTTCTCAGTAGATACCTGGATTCTGTCCCCACTCACCTATTAGCTGCCAATCAACTGGCCGCTCTTTTAGTCAGACGTGTGATGAAGGGTCTCGTTGTCTGTCAGGTTGCTGGTGAGAGGTACGTctacaagtttgtgtgtgacCCCGAGGCTCTCTTCTCCATGGCCTTCCCTGACAACCAGAGGCCCAGCCTGAAGATGGACCCAGAGAGCCTGCCGGAGCTGGAAGACGAGGTGGTGCCCCTGGCCCACTACGAGGATGCCGTCCCCTATCTGCTGGACGCTGGAGAGCAGGGGGCGGCAGGATTCCCCTACCCGGACAACTACAGCTACTGAACCACTCTCACGGTCCCAGAGCCAGACCTGCCATATCCCCGAGGAGGAACTCTTTGCACtgcccccctgctcctcctccttatccTCTTCTTCTAGGAGGATTTACACGAGAAACTCTGCAAGCTCCCCAAATAAAAATCAGCAAGGAAAAATGTGCCGACATGTTTCTAAAAGTGACTTCTGAAGAGactgctgttgctatggcaacgtCGGCTTTAAGAACAGACGTGTACTTTGTTAAAAACCTAAAGAGCTGTTACATCTCTGTCTGTGACAATCTGTTTCTCCAACACAATATAACATGACAAATCTAATAGACTTTAAATGCAGCACTATTCTAAAGGGGCCTTTTCAGGTAagcctcacccccccacccccacccttccccatagacacacacacacacacacacacacaaacccactcACCTCTGGTTTCATAATACTGCATGTTTAGAGTACATAAACTACAAAAGGGCTTTATTTTGTGAAAGCATGCTGACAAAAAAGTAAACACCAGTTTCTGTAGATATATCTTTATTTTCTTAACCTGCTGTATTTTGGTTACTCTGAAGACCTGGAACTCTCTTGTCACCAGGCTGTTGCTGGATTTCAACTATTGGGGTTCATCTCTGGTGTAAATGCCCTTTAatgcctctgtctctgtgctAGATTAGTGCTCCTCCTTACGGAGGCCACATCCCCATGACTGGACAGCAGCCTGTCCCTGGTGTCCTTTGCTGCTGGGTCAGGATTTTAATATGACCAGTATATTCCCATTTCACCCATTTCAAAGAAGGGACGCTTAAACTGAGTTCATTTAACACCAGGCTTTCATTAGGTTTGTTCTGTATCATTAACTCAACCTTTTGTacttttgttcttgttttttctgCAATGATATTCCAATTCACTATTTTGACAGTAAATTCAGAACTTTGCATGCAAAAGTAttaaaaatgtgatatttttgACACCCTCGCCAGTTAGTTTGACAGCAAAAGACTAGTGTTGCATGGCTAACAAGTACCGTTGTCCACTCGCCTAACACTGTTTCCAGACAAAGATGGTGTTTGTGGTGGTCTTTGCACCGATTTTAAACTTTTCGTGCATTTGTTATTTTTCTGAGGGGCAAAGACAAACTTATATAAAGTTTATATTTTTGCAATAAGGTTCTATTTGTTTTTGATGTCTAAGCTTTAACGTTCTGGCTCTGATAGTCATGTACTTTTATTGAACTGTGCTTGATCTGGAGACCTGATCCTTTCCCTGCAAACTTTCTCTGTAGTTGTCAATGACAATTATGTGGGGTTTTCTTGTCATCATACTGGAAATATGCAATGCTAGAAATAACCATCCCAGACCAACCAGTAGTTAGTAATGAGGAaagaaattgattttaaaaaattgaGATTGTTTAAGGACATATTTAAAACAGATCTGAACTCCACTTTCTGGAGAAAAATGTGATAATCAGATGGGTCAAAATGTGTTATCGCAGCCCTGGTATCATTTCTGTGCCGACAATAATTGATAACCTGTAAACTACTGTGGCTCATTCATGTATGGATGTATTTGACAATGGTGGAGAGTATCAGGCCAGGCCGAAGACTCTTTATAATACTATAAGTTAGATTCCTGACAGGGTGGACAATCTGCTCTTGTATAGGCTGCAGTCTTCCCCCCTCGCAATGT
Coding sequences:
- the etv5a gene encoding ETS translocation variant 5a isoform X2; protein product: MDGFYDQQVPFMVPPSHKSQVEDPSHDRPVNDRKRKFVDAELALDTEELFQDLSQLQEIWIAEAQVPDDEQFVPDFQSDSLMFHGPPPVKIKREPTPSKDLSPCRKDRSPMPFREKCLFSYSACDRKPTSGFKPQTPPSTPVSPCGPSSTTGTHPLREQIPPPHPHVANPTPGTHPVHLRQPIRGSAVSPEQPVQGHSPPFVVPCASITQHASTLASEHRFHRQMSEPCLPFTPSESQVRFRFLPQATSSNNSLARDSRPPYHRQMSEPLALPHPQGFKQELIDTQYTEQGVPSMGLPGPPPGPQRQTAFHTMAIKQEPRDYCFDSEVPNCHSFGPAGSFYQNTHEVFSYERDPQQFFDDTCVVPERLEGKLKQEPSVYRDGPPYQRRGSLQLWQFLVTLLDDPANGHFIAWTGRGMEFKLIEPEEVARRWGIQKNRPAMNYDKLSRSLRYYYEKGIMQKVAGERYVYKFVCDPEALFSMAFPDNQRPSLKMDPESLPELEDEVVPLAHYEDAVPYLLDAGEQGAAGFPYPDNYSY
- the etv5a gene encoding ETS translocation variant 5a isoform X1; protein product: MDGFYDQQVPFMVPPSHKSQVEDPSHDRPVNDRKRKFVDAELALDTEELFQDLSQLQEIWIAEAQVPDDEQFVPDFQSDSLMFHGPPPVKIKREPTPSKDLSPCRKDRSPMPFREKCLFSYSACDRKPTSGFKPQTPPSTPVSPCGPSSTTGTHPLREQIPPPHPHVANPTPGTHPVHLRQPIRGSAVSPEQPVQGHSPPFVVPCASITQHASTLASEHRFHRQMSEPCLPFTPSESQVRFRFLPQATSSNNSLARDSRPPYHRQMSEPLALPHPQGFKQELIDTQYTEQGVPSMGLPGPPPGPQRQTAFHTMAIKQEPRDYCFDSEVPNCHSFGPAGSFYQNTHEVFSYERDPQQFFDDTCVVPERLEGKLKQEPSVYRDGPPYQRRGSLQLWQFLVTLLDDPANGHFIAWTGRGMEFKLIEPEEVARRWGIQKNRPAMNYDKLSRSLRYYYEKGIMQKVKVAGERYVYKFVCDPEALFSMAFPDNQRPSLKMDPESLPELEDEVVPLAHYEDAVPYLLDAGEQGAAGFPYPDNYSY